Proteins from a genomic interval of Symmachiella macrocystis:
- a CDS encoding Fur family transcriptional regulator, with product MADSHADEVAAIRARIRGTGLRSTSARIAVLQHMQAASAPLTHAEIATELVPQGFDKATVYRNLIDLTDAGIVSRSELGDHVWRFEVRGEGAGHDGEHPHFVCVSCGSVTCLGDVKITPTKKKEWAGIADISEVLLKGHCVNCA from the coding sequence ATGGCTGATTCGCATGCCGATGAAGTCGCTGCTATACGTGCCCGGATTCGTGGAACCGGGTTGCGGAGCACTTCCGCGCGGATTGCCGTATTGCAACATATGCAAGCCGCCTCTGCACCGTTGACGCACGCGGAAATTGCCACAGAACTTGTTCCGCAAGGCTTTGATAAAGCGACCGTCTATCGCAACCTGATCGACCTCACCGATGCGGGCATTGTGTCGCGGTCCGAATTGGGCGATCACGTTTGGCGATTTGAGGTCCGCGGCGAGGGAGCCGGGCACGATGGCGAACATCCGCACTTCGTCTGCGTCTCTTGCGGGTCAGTCACCTGTTTGGGCGATGTGAAAATCACGCCCACCAAGAAAAAAGAATGGGCCGGCATTGCCGACATTAGCGAAGTACTACTCAAAGGGCATTGCGTGAACTGCGCCTAA
- the mreC gene encoding rod shape-determining protein MreC yields the protein MRQKRSQIAIWPAGLLCLVGLVLAASPASTAAALRVPFRDLLRPGQRILVDVQQRVRDWRSAPQFQAEEYAELEQVRHDLASAELRERKLLAENATLQQERDTLQAEMRIPIAKQGSLPLVVPNLLSANVLSKKTADHLRQAVAIDVGNRDAVDPLAYVLDGEQPLLDQGATTGIEPGQDVYSARNVIGRVDTVGRWTSSIRLITDPEYQALARLARKSDRGMLWGAAGRLEGDGAAHCRLRSIEATQLVSVGDLVFSVQGDGALPHPMFYGRVIEAELRPGAVEWDIRIEPAGNLDALRSVHVLRQSLNPLRMMAQ from the coding sequence GTGCGACAAAAACGTTCACAAATCGCGATTTGGCCAGCCGGTCTGCTCTGCCTGGTCGGGTTGGTGCTGGCAGCATCACCGGCGTCGACCGCAGCAGCGCTGCGCGTTCCGTTTCGTGATCTGCTCAGACCGGGACAACGCATTCTAGTGGACGTGCAACAGCGTGTGCGCGATTGGCGATCCGCTCCACAATTCCAAGCCGAGGAATACGCCGAGTTGGAACAGGTGCGGCACGATCTCGCCAGCGCTGAATTGCGCGAAAGAAAATTGCTGGCTGAGAATGCAACGCTCCAACAGGAACGCGACACATTGCAGGCGGAAATGCGAATTCCCATCGCCAAGCAAGGCAGTCTGCCGTTGGTCGTCCCCAATTTGTTAAGTGCGAATGTGTTGAGCAAAAAAACGGCCGACCACCTGCGTCAAGCGGTAGCCATCGATGTCGGAAATCGCGATGCCGTGGATCCGTTGGCGTACGTTTTAGATGGCGAACAACCGTTGTTGGACCAGGGTGCGACGACGGGGATCGAGCCTGGACAGGATGTCTACAGTGCGCGGAATGTGATTGGCCGAGTGGACACGGTGGGGCGTTGGACCAGTTCCATTCGTTTGATCACCGATCCAGAATATCAAGCATTAGCGCGGCTGGCGCGCAAATCAGATCGCGGCATGCTTTGGGGAGCTGCGGGGCGTTTGGAAGGTGACGGAGCGGCGCATTGTCGGCTGCGGTCCATCGAGGCAACGCAGTTGGTCAGCGTGGGCGATTTGGTTTTTTCCGTGCAGGGAGACGGTGCCCTGCCCCATCCCATGTTTTACGGACGAGTGATTGAAGCGGAACTGCGACCCGGTGCGGTGGAATGGGACATCCGCATCGAACCGGCGGGTAATCTTGACGCGCTGCGCAGCGTGCATGTTTTGCGTCAAAGTCTCAACCCGCTGCGAATGATGGCACAATAA
- a CDS encoding serine/threonine-protein kinase, with translation MSDDREARLAQLIDELLLRTRDGGQVDIEQVAAEYPDLADELRELWTTAMIADDLGSVAAALLEADLSLTVDSPENGDNPSPLPSQIGKTIGDYELLSELGRGGMGVVYKARQNSLGRTVALKMILRGDMASAIDLARFRGEAEAAARLDHPHIVPLLEVGEHEGRPYFSMKYIPGETLSQRLVAGPLSSKAAAELLLPVCRAIAAAHAGGVLHRDLKPANILIDTDGRPHVTDFGLAKQMRATDDPRTMAQSLTHSGAIVGSPSYMAPEQAAGNRGDIGPAGDVYSLGAVLYHMLTGRPPFQAATPVDTLLLVLEQDPLPPRVLNPAVDPDLELIALKCLQKPIDLRYSMADELADDLQAYLRHEPISARSSHITQIVGRLFRETHHASVLENWGVLWMWHSLVLLVLCLLTNWMQLSGIESRLPYLAAWVFGLGTWAAVFWNLRRRSGPITFVERQVAHVWGSSMVASTLLYLVEYLMGLTVLELSPVLGLITGMVFAVKAGILSGRFYVQSAALFATAAVMAQFPTYSISIFGVVSAACFFLPGWEYYRRYRTR, from the coding sequence ATGTCCGACGACCGCGAAGCCCGTTTGGCGCAACTGATCGATGAGCTATTGCTGCGCACCCGCGATGGCGGGCAGGTCGACATCGAACAGGTTGCCGCTGAATATCCCGATCTAGCCGATGAGTTGCGCGAGCTCTGGACGACCGCCATGATCGCCGACGACCTGGGCTCCGTCGCAGCGGCCTTGCTCGAAGCGGACCTGTCGCTGACGGTCGACAGTCCCGAGAACGGCGACAATCCATCGCCTCTCCCGTCACAAATCGGCAAGACGATCGGTGATTACGAATTGTTGTCCGAATTGGGGCGCGGCGGAATGGGGGTCGTTTATAAGGCCCGGCAAAACAGTTTAGGCCGAACAGTCGCTTTGAAGATGATTCTCCGCGGCGACATGGCTTCCGCCATCGACCTGGCGCGGTTTCGCGGCGAAGCCGAAGCGGCGGCGCGGCTCGATCATCCGCACATCGTTCCGCTCTTAGAAGTCGGCGAACACGAGGGTCGGCCCTACTTCAGCATGAAGTACATCCCGGGCGAAACCCTGTCGCAACGACTTGTTGCCGGGCCGCTTTCCTCAAAAGCGGCAGCGGAATTGTTACTCCCCGTCTGTCGCGCCATCGCTGCCGCTCACGCCGGCGGAGTGCTACATCGCGATTTAAAACCGGCGAACATCCTCATCGATACCGATGGCCGGCCACACGTCACCGACTTCGGCTTGGCCAAACAGATGCGCGCTACTGATGACCCGCGGACGATGGCTCAAAGCCTCACCCACAGCGGCGCGATCGTCGGCAGTCCGAGTTACATGGCCCCCGAACAGGCTGCCGGGAATCGCGGGGACATCGGCCCGGCTGGCGACGTCTATAGCCTGGGAGCGGTGCTGTATCACATGCTCACCGGTCGCCCACCGTTTCAGGCAGCAACGCCCGTCGATACGTTATTGCTGGTCCTCGAACAAGACCCATTGCCGCCCCGCGTCTTGAATCCGGCAGTCGATCCCGACTTGGAATTGATTGCGCTCAAATGTCTGCAAAAGCCGATTGACCTGCGTTATTCAATGGCTGACGAATTGGCCGACGACCTACAGGCGTACCTACGTCACGAACCGATCTCCGCCCGCTCCTCGCACATCACACAAATCGTGGGCCGATTGTTTCGCGAGACGCACCATGCTTCGGTGCTGGAAAACTGGGGCGTGCTGTGGATGTGGCATAGCCTGGTGCTGCTGGTGCTCTGTTTGCTCACCAATTGGATGCAACTGAGCGGCATCGAATCGCGGCTGCCCTATTTGGCGGCCTGGGTCTTCGGACTGGGAACATGGGCTGCCGTCTTCTGGAATCTCCGCCGCCGCTCCGGACCGATCACCTTTGTCGAACGCCAAGTTGCCCACGTCTGGGGTTCGAGCATGGTCGCTAGCACGCTGTTGTATCTGGTCGAATATTTGATGGGGCTCACGGTGCTGGAACTCTCACCGGTGTTGGGCCTGATCACCGGCATGGTCTTCGCCGTCAAAGCGGGGATCCTCTCCGGCCGCTTCTATGTGCAGTCCGCCGCACTGTTCGCCACGGCAGCAGTGATGGCACAGTTCCCGACCTACAGCATCTCAATTTTCGGCGTGGTCTCAGCGGCCTGCTTCTTTTTACCGGGGTGGGAGTATTACCGCCGGTATCGCACTCGGTGA
- a CDS encoding DcaP family trimeric outer membrane transporter, translating into MDSLQVVDGQNLDPRFTNQEFEGEVPFDSRGARFYRSPDFDEGIIIEGEGAAMKIGGFVKVDLIHDFDPIDSQDTFNPSTIPIGAPPRQNTHFQANTSRLSFDTRWPTEYGTARAYIEGDFFSEGNRFRLRHAYGEMGRIIVGQTWTTFTDMRSLPQTLDFEGPVSGVSRRQAQIRWTESIFIEELTWATALENPQVIFELPEMVQGEQRTESPDLVTHLRYTTDDVQLQAAGVVRQIGFQPVGERVSSETAWGFNFTGYIQPTESDAAYYQILFGDGIGSYRGLPDVAPTGPTSAFLLPTFGWLVGYKHNWTEDLMSNFIYSQSRLYPSDFQSADSLRETTYLAANVIWNPTERFFVGVEYLFGTREDADGSRGEANRIQSSFGFYLP; encoded by the coding sequence ATGGATTCGCTTCAAGTTGTCGACGGTCAGAATCTTGATCCGCGCTTCACCAACCAGGAATTCGAGGGGGAAGTCCCCTTTGATAGTCGCGGAGCGCGGTTTTATCGCTCACCGGATTTTGACGAAGGAATCATCATCGAAGGCGAGGGGGCCGCGATGAAGATTGGCGGTTTTGTCAAAGTCGACTTGATTCACGACTTTGATCCGATCGACTCGCAAGACACCTTTAATCCGTCCACGATTCCCATCGGAGCCCCCCCACGACAGAACACGCATTTTCAGGCCAACACGTCGCGGCTGAGTTTTGATACGCGGTGGCCGACCGAATATGGGACGGCACGGGCGTACATCGAAGGGGACTTCTTCAGCGAAGGAAATCGCTTCCGCCTCCGCCATGCCTACGGCGAGATGGGCAGGATCATTGTCGGCCAAACCTGGACGACGTTTACCGACATGCGGTCATTGCCACAGACACTCGATTTCGAAGGTCCGGTCTCGGGAGTCTCGCGCAGACAGGCGCAGATTCGCTGGACGGAATCGATTTTTATCGAAGAGCTCACATGGGCCACAGCTCTGGAAAATCCGCAAGTTATCTTTGAACTGCCGGAAATGGTACAAGGGGAACAGCGGACCGAGTCTCCGGATCTGGTTACTCATTTGCGGTACACGACCGATGATGTGCAACTGCAGGCAGCCGGTGTTGTTCGCCAAATTGGCTTTCAACCGGTCGGCGAACGCGTGAGTTCGGAAACCGCCTGGGGATTCAACTTCACCGGTTACATCCAACCGACCGAAAGCGACGCCGCCTATTATCAAATCTTGTTCGGCGACGGCATCGGAAGTTATCGCGGCCTGCCCGATGTTGCCCCGACCGGTCCCACGTCCGCCTTTTTGTTGCCCACGTTCGGTTGGCTGGTGGGCTACAAGCACAACTGGACTGAGGATCTAATGTCGAACTTCATTTACAGCCAAAGTCGCTTGTACCCCTCCGACTTCCAGTCGGCCGATTCCTTACGAGAGACGACGTATCTGGCTGCAAATGTAATTTGGAATCCGACGGAGCGATTTTTTGTGGGCGTCGAATATCTATTTGGAACCCGAGAAGACGCTGATGGAAGCCGGGGTGAGGCGAATCGCATCCAATCGAGTTTCGGGTTCTATTTGCCATAG
- a CDS encoding tetratricopeptide repeat protein — translation MNRPTRQLNFPPSPLTLALLLSALVLLAPLGACGDEASLTARYFDGLRSRQLYEVAELYGRDQLLRDDLLPEERLEFTIELSRTLADHAMHAGDAQQQAKLWTEAREILNTLIQQTPQQQLSLEFQLAQLDALRGQSLRYQSQIAPYDHVLRDQAAKILVQAIEQFRAVQRSAVEILKGLGQATSSASPYTESELAGLVAQVKQSEATALFDLAMVLPSDSPDRAVALIDAAKRLKELPKSSSGPGKIRAAEVQLLYARCLRLQRHYQQSLDLLNQFSKAGANSVIGDRATGERIRALLGMKRTDEAAKLIDDFTIAGRELPAELEFLNVLILSTQWQQQVAEGNSAAATGLLELIHQQAEKAQKQTGGYWGARAWALWEFNQESSQYGEEVALAIREARALYTHGKVLDAIERYGQAASTAFRTGQRDLAFDLAFTRASLQLRTKQYDVAARAFGELFEKFPQNARAADASLLRAFALGQVYNTRRTQSKRKEYTQALEQHREQFADHKTSAAATWMLAELEEQRLQTTVALRLYQLIPADHARGPAALVAIARCYEKILSRLQSLGRPMDSWLEIATTELQEFLPQPPNPGSPLTESQCEIATYLAKIYLHATPPNFAAADAVLARVFDGRATGESTNYSPQLRKTLAAAMQLRVVSLAGQNRLADAGKLLNQLSETSPVEMLGILGGLSKLVEGAGNETGRDVGALQLQAVEKLDARRAQLTPAQAKRLDQCRAQAYEALGRIDEAIELYEALRETFPKDRELQRNLGEALIHCGTQRCLNQATQLWARLEVANKSGTPRWLNARYYRALTAFTLEDYDLCHKLTGIAAQLYPELGGAELKARYEDLSKQCDAQRAKNGTQSP, via the coding sequence ATGAATCGACCGACACGACAACTCAATTTTCCGCCCTCTCCGCTCACCCTAGCTTTATTGTTGTCGGCCCTGGTTCTGTTGGCTCCGCTGGGCGCTTGTGGAGACGAGGCGTCGCTCACAGCTCGCTATTTTGATGGACTGCGCAGCCGTCAGCTTTACGAAGTTGCCGAATTGTACGGCCGGGACCAACTGCTTCGAGACGATTTGCTACCCGAAGAACGCCTGGAATTCACCATCGAATTGTCGCGGACTCTGGCCGACCATGCGATGCACGCCGGCGACGCACAGCAACAGGCAAAATTATGGACCGAGGCACGTGAAATTCTCAACACGTTGATTCAGCAAACTCCGCAGCAGCAATTGTCGCTGGAGTTTCAATTGGCCCAGTTGGACGCCCTCCGCGGCCAATCCTTACGTTACCAGTCCCAAATCGCGCCGTACGACCACGTTCTCCGCGACCAAGCGGCGAAAATCCTTGTCCAGGCGATTGAACAATTTCGCGCCGTGCAACGCTCCGCGGTCGAGATATTGAAAGGATTGGGCCAAGCGACCAGTTCCGCATCGCCCTACACCGAGTCGGAACTTGCCGGTTTGGTGGCGCAGGTCAAACAGTCGGAGGCGACAGCGCTGTTTGATTTGGCCATGGTATTGCCCAGTGATTCACCCGACCGCGCGGTTGCCCTGATCGATGCGGCGAAACGGTTAAAAGAGTTGCCCAAAAGCAGCAGTGGTCCAGGAAAAATCCGCGCAGCTGAGGTTCAGTTGCTGTACGCGCGCTGCTTGCGATTGCAGCGTCACTATCAACAGTCATTGGATTTGCTCAACCAGTTTTCCAAAGCCGGCGCGAATTCGGTGATCGGCGATCGTGCCACCGGCGAGCGGATTCGCGCGTTATTGGGCATGAAACGGACGGATGAAGCGGCCAAACTGATTGACGATTTCACAATCGCCGGCCGGGAACTTCCCGCAGAGTTGGAGTTTCTCAACGTGCTCATCTTGTCCACGCAATGGCAACAACAAGTCGCTGAGGGCAATTCGGCTGCAGCGACCGGCTTGTTGGAATTGATTCATCAACAAGCGGAAAAGGCGCAAAAGCAAACTGGCGGGTATTGGGGAGCGCGCGCCTGGGCCTTGTGGGAGTTCAATCAAGAATCCAGCCAATACGGTGAGGAAGTCGCGCTAGCGATTCGCGAAGCCCGCGCCCTGTATACACACGGGAAGGTACTCGACGCGATCGAACGGTACGGCCAAGCCGCCTCGACGGCATTTAGAACGGGACAGCGCGACTTAGCGTTCGATTTGGCATTCACCCGCGCCTCGTTGCAGCTCCGCACCAAACAATACGATGTCGCCGCACGCGCGTTTGGCGAGCTGTTTGAAAAATTTCCACAAAACGCCCGCGCCGCCGATGCGTCATTGTTGCGCGCATTCGCCTTGGGACAGGTCTATAATACAAGACGTACTCAAAGCAAGCGGAAAGAATATACGCAGGCGTTGGAGCAACATCGCGAACAATTCGCCGACCATAAAACATCCGCCGCCGCCACGTGGATGCTGGCAGAATTGGAGGAGCAGCGGTTACAAACAACCGTTGCGCTTAGACTGTATCAATTAATTCCGGCCGACCATGCTCGCGGCCCCGCCGCGCTCGTTGCCATTGCCCGTTGCTATGAAAAAATCCTCAGCCGACTGCAATCGCTGGGGCGTCCGATGGACAGTTGGCTAGAGATTGCCACCACCGAATTGCAGGAATTCCTTCCGCAGCCTCCCAATCCCGGTTCCCCGCTCACAGAATCGCAGTGTGAGATTGCGACCTACTTGGCCAAGATTTATTTGCATGCGACGCCCCCCAATTTTGCCGCTGCGGATGCCGTGTTGGCGCGGGTGTTTGACGGCCGCGCCACTGGTGAATCGACAAACTATTCACCGCAATTACGCAAGACATTGGCCGCGGCAATGCAGCTCCGCGTGGTTTCTCTCGCCGGACAAAACCGGCTGGCCGATGCAGGTAAATTGCTCAATCAACTATCGGAAACCAGTCCGGTGGAAATGTTGGGCATCCTGGGCGGCTTGTCCAAACTGGTGGAAGGCGCCGGTAACGAAACGGGCCGCGATGTCGGCGCGCTGCAGCTACAAGCTGTCGAAAAACTCGACGCGCGACGCGCGCAACTCACCCCCGCTCAGGCAAAACGCTTAGACCAATGCCGAGCACAAGCCTACGAAGCCCTGGGGCGGATTGATGAAGCGATTGAGCTCTACGAAGCGTTGCGGGAAACGTTTCCCAAAGATCGCGAGTTACAAAGAAATCTGGGGGAGGCTCTGATTCATTGCGGAACGCAACGTTGTTTGAATCAAGCAACACAGTTGTGGGCGCGTCTCGAAGTGGCAAATAAGTCGGGGACACCCCGATGGTTAAATGCGCGCTACTATCGCGCGTTGACCGCTTTCACGCTCGAGGATTACGACCTCTGCCACAAATTGACGGGAATCGCTGCGCAGCTCTACCCCGAATTGGGGGGGGCGGAACTGAAGGCTCGCTACGAAGATTTGTCGAAGCAATGTGACGCCCAGCGCGCAAAAAACGGGACACAATCGCCCTAA
- a CDS encoding penicillin-binding transpeptidase domain-containing protein, protein MWKSKTPTMRNRVTSFDTTRSTATSAWTPDENPRGRLWGLFAGVLVLLSIVIVRVAYLQVHLADGYQQDFATISETVESMPSRDARIVSADGLVLAQDVGYFQVAAYYRWLESPPDPKWLRMKARERLTRGQRRDAQLVEAAELEVLAQQKRMWKELAALSGMDEKELTQRRGDIQRRVERIVELVEKRREERFEEEQSSETASSSDQSGQSAWQRGWNAFVKALTTAPDRGRLDPIVVREQQDYHTILFEIDLKRGMHIEAHPERFPGLKLVESTRRRYPHGELAAHVIGYRQPISGEALAERQARFGSADPLDYRAGDRIGKTGIERAYERQLHGLRGQRRRFLSHRGEIIRTEIERKPMVRPDVNLTLDTRLQRHAEQLLDAALNRRPAVTEEAEKDELPIPAGGAIVALDVHSGAILAAASAPRFDLDLLAQGDQEVFEAARKDQRSPFLPRVTRMTLPPGSVFKTLTAAAVLESGAIGVHQDFFCQGYLDDPEHHRCYIFRHYGVGHGHIDLQAALEQSCNVYFYSAARRSGPQPIVDWAARLGFGQPTGIDLPGERGGNVPTLKSGSGRNGRWQIADTLGLAIGQSSLTVTPLQIARLMAVVANGGYLVTPHLVSHVGAIHAAGNESETEYDWAVRNPHRVAGLSGETLEQIHAGLVRVVEESHGTGYKTVRLPGVAIAGKTGTAEVGANRADHAWFAGYAPAEQPQVAFVVVLQHAGSGGHAAGPLAREFVRKLVELDFVEGKLELASGE, encoded by the coding sequence ATGTGGAAATCCAAAACACCAACTATGCGGAATCGTGTCACAAGTTTCGATACGACGAGGTCCACAGCGACCTCCGCCTGGACGCCTGACGAAAATCCCCGGGGGAGATTGTGGGGTCTGTTCGCCGGGGTCTTGGTGTTGTTGTCAATTGTGATCGTCCGCGTGGCCTATTTGCAGGTTCACTTGGCCGATGGATATCAACAAGATTTCGCCACGATCAGCGAAACCGTCGAATCGATGCCCAGTCGGGATGCGCGGATTGTCAGCGCGGATGGACTGGTTTTGGCCCAAGATGTGGGCTATTTCCAAGTGGCGGCATATTATCGCTGGCTGGAATCTCCTCCCGACCCAAAATGGTTGCGGATGAAGGCCCGCGAACGGCTCACGCGTGGACAGCGTCGCGACGCGCAACTTGTGGAAGCCGCCGAGTTGGAAGTCCTTGCACAGCAAAAACGCATGTGGAAGGAATTGGCTGCGCTGAGTGGAATGGATGAAAAGGAGCTCACCCAGCGCAGAGGCGACATCCAGCGACGTGTGGAACGGATCGTTGAGTTGGTTGAAAAACGGCGCGAGGAACGATTTGAGGAGGAACAGTCGTCGGAGACTGCTTCGTCGTCGGATCAATCTGGTCAATCCGCTTGGCAACGTGGCTGGAACGCCTTTGTGAAGGCATTGACTACTGCTCCGGATCGTGGACGGCTCGATCCGATTGTTGTGCGGGAACAACAGGACTACCACACGATCCTGTTTGAAATCGATCTCAAACGTGGAATGCATATCGAAGCGCATCCGGAACGGTTTCCCGGACTGAAGCTGGTCGAATCGACGCGGCGACGTTATCCGCACGGGGAATTGGCGGCACACGTCATCGGCTATCGCCAACCAATCAGCGGCGAGGCATTGGCGGAGCGGCAAGCGCGCTTCGGCTCGGCGGATCCGTTGGACTATCGGGCGGGAGACCGAATCGGCAAGACGGGAATCGAGCGGGCTTATGAACGGCAATTGCACGGTTTGCGGGGACAGCGGCGGAGGTTTCTAAGCCACCGCGGGGAAATCATTCGCACCGAAATTGAACGCAAACCGATGGTACGCCCCGACGTCAACTTGACGTTGGACACGCGGTTGCAACGTCATGCGGAACAACTGTTGGACGCGGCACTGAATCGTCGCCCTGCAGTAACTGAGGAAGCGGAAAAGGATGAGTTGCCGATTCCAGCCGGCGGCGCGATCGTGGCGTTGGACGTGCATTCTGGAGCCATCCTGGCAGCGGCCTCGGCGCCAAGGTTTGATTTGGACCTGTTGGCCCAAGGCGATCAAGAGGTGTTTGAAGCCGCACGAAAGGATCAGCGCAGTCCCTTTTTACCACGGGTGACCCGCATGACGCTGCCCCCCGGATCGGTTTTTAAAACATTGACTGCCGCGGCGGTGCTAGAAAGTGGTGCGATCGGTGTGCATCAGGATTTCTTTTGCCAAGGGTATCTGGATGATCCGGAGCATCATCGTTGCTATATCTTCCGGCATTACGGTGTGGGGCATGGTCACATCGATTTACAGGCGGCGCTGGAGCAATCGTGCAACGTTTATTTCTATTCCGCTGCGCGGCGGAGCGGACCGCAGCCGATTGTGGACTGGGCCGCCCGGTTGGGCTTCGGGCAACCAACGGGGATTGATTTGCCGGGCGAACGGGGCGGCAATGTCCCCACGTTGAAGTCAGGCAGCGGACGTAATGGACGTTGGCAAATCGCCGACACCTTGGGACTGGCCATCGGTCAATCGTCGTTGACGGTCACACCGCTACAGATTGCCCGCTTGATGGCGGTCGTGGCCAACGGTGGATATCTGGTCACACCACATCTGGTCAGCCATGTTGGGGCGATACATGCGGCGGGCAATGAGTCTGAAACCGAGTACGATTGGGCAGTCAGAAATCCGCACCGCGTGGCGGGGCTGTCGGGTGAAACGTTGGAGCAAATTCACGCCGGTCTGGTGCGTGTCGTCGAGGAATCGCATGGAACGGGATATAAAACCGTCCGCCTGCCGGGTGTAGCGATTGCCGGAAAAACGGGGACGGCTGAAGTCGGAGCCAATCGCGCGGACCACGCGTGGTTTGCCGGATACGCACCAGCTGAGCAACCACAAGTTGCGTTTGTGGTTGTATTGCAACACGCTGGATCAGGCGGCCATGCTGCGGGACCATTGGCGCGCGAATTCGTGCGCAAACTGGTGGAATTAGATTTCGTCGAAGGCAAACTCGAATTGGCCTCAGGCGAATAA
- the mreB gene encoding rod shape-determining protein, whose protein sequence is MLDRFRRWACPDLAIDLGTVNTLVAVPGEGIVVNEPSVVALQKGTRRVLGQGTAVGKLARQMLGRTPDSIVAARPLQDGVITDFELCEAMMRYFMRKASRQRRGLRPRVVIAVPAGITPVERRAVFNSAERAGAGRVYVIPEPTAACIGAGLPIAEPMASMICDIGGGTTEVAVMSLSDIVAGTSLKVAGDEMDAAIVDYMKRNFSLKIGMQTAEKLKIGLGNAYPLEQELTHDVRGLDTISGVPRKAMVTSEEIRQALLDPLEKIIAGVKNVIEQCDPELVSDLVDNGLVLTGGGALLRGIDSLMNEQLGIPVRVIDDPLTTVARGTAICVEHLAKWRESLDAGDE, encoded by the coding sequence ATGCTCGATAGATTTCGCAGATGGGCCTGCCCAGACCTGGCCATTGATCTCGGCACGGTCAATACATTGGTGGCAGTGCCCGGTGAAGGGATCGTCGTCAACGAACCGTCCGTTGTTGCCCTGCAAAAGGGAACACGCCGCGTTCTGGGGCAAGGTACGGCTGTTGGGAAACTCGCGCGACAGATGTTGGGGCGGACCCCCGATTCGATCGTGGCCGCCCGCCCGTTGCAAGATGGTGTGATCACCGATTTTGAACTGTGCGAAGCGATGATGCGGTATTTCATGCGCAAGGCGAGTCGACAACGCCGTGGGTTGCGTCCCCGCGTGGTGATTGCGGTTCCCGCGGGAATTACCCCGGTCGAACGCCGCGCGGTTTTTAACAGCGCCGAACGCGCCGGTGCGGGGCGCGTGTATGTGATTCCAGAACCGACGGCCGCTTGTATCGGCGCGGGACTGCCCATTGCCGAACCGATGGCCAGCATGATTTGTGACATCGGCGGCGGAACGACCGAAGTTGCCGTGATGAGCCTGTCCGACATCGTAGCAGGAACGTCGCTCAAAGTGGCCGGCGATGAAATGGATGCGGCGATTGTCGACTATATGAAACGAAATTTTTCCCTCAAAATTGGGATGCAGACCGCTGAGAAACTCAAAATTGGTCTGGGAAATGCTTATCCGCTCGAACAAGAATTGACGCACGACGTGCGTGGGTTGGACACGATTAGCGGCGTCCCCCGTAAGGCGATGGTGACCAGTGAAGAGATCCGGCAGGCCTTGCTCGATCCGTTGGAGAAAATCATTGCCGGCGTGAAAAACGTGATTGAACAATGCGATCCGGAATTGGTTTCGGATCTGGTGGATAATGGATTGGTTCTCACCGGCGGCGGCGCGTTGCTGCGGGGTATTGATTCGTTGATGAACGAACAATTGGGAATCCCCGTACGGGTGATAGACGACCCGCTGACGACCGTTGCCCGCGGGACGGCAATTTGCGTCGAGCACCTGGCAAAATGGCGTGAAAGCCTGGACGCCGGTGACGAGTAA
- the mreD gene encoding rod shape-determining protein MreD, with product MQVLFWVIGTYVLLVLQTTLSPSIALGPFTPNLLIALCVPCFYRRRSQWAVCGAAVWGLAVDAMGTGPMGINMIGFTLVAVLLQQTEPRKTISPMRILLTAAAAVVMLCGIEIAANWPLRRLVEHAQQLGVLWAGNALYTFAIATASILAHNILLRGTRHLTGHEAQDRQWSRPAIPW from the coding sequence GTGCAGGTACTGTTTTGGGTGATCGGGACATATGTCCTACTGGTTTTGCAAACGACGCTCAGCCCGTCGATCGCTCTTGGACCGTTCACACCAAACCTACTCATCGCGCTGTGCGTGCCCTGTTTTTATCGACGTCGATCGCAATGGGCGGTCTGCGGCGCGGCGGTTTGGGGACTGGCGGTCGATGCGATGGGGACGGGACCTATGGGAATCAACATGATTGGTTTTACGCTGGTGGCCGTGCTGCTCCAACAGACCGAGCCACGGAAAACGATTTCACCCATGCGAATTCTTCTCACGGCCGCAGCGGCGGTAGTAATGCTCTGCGGGATCGAGATCGCCGCCAATTGGCCGTTGCGGAGGTTGGTCGAGCATGCTCAACAGTTGGGTGTTTTGTGGGCCGGCAATGCACTCTATACCTTCGCCATTGCGACAGCCTCGATTTTGGCGCACAACATCCTGCTCCGCGGCACGCGACACCTCACTGGGCATGAGGCTCAGGACCGGCAGTGGAGTCGGCCGGCGATTCCCTGGTAA